A stretch of the Arthrobacter sp. PAMC 25486 genome encodes the following:
- a CDS encoding transcriptional regulator: MDDAFQTPIRFSLMAALGHRTEVDFRTLRDVLEANDSVLSKAISHLEKVGYVKVTKGYVGNRPRTWVESTMKGHRAYQNHLLSLRAISEGYLD, translated from the coding sequence TTGGACGACGCCTTTCAGACACCGATCCGGTTCTCCCTGATGGCCGCGCTGGGACACCGTACTGAAGTTGATTTCCGTACCCTGCGAGATGTCCTCGAAGCCAATGACTCCGTGCTGAGCAAGGCCATCAGCCACTTGGAGAAGGTCGGTTACGTGAAAGTCACCAAGGGCTATGTCGGCAACCGTCCGCGAACTTGGGTCGAGTCGACAATGAAAGGACATCGCGCATACCAGAATCACCTGCTCTCACTTCGTGCGATCAGCGAAGGCTATCTCGACTAG